In Mangifera indica cultivar Alphonso chromosome 1, CATAS_Mindica_2.1, whole genome shotgun sequence, a single genomic region encodes these proteins:
- the LOC123217876 gene encoding UDP-glycosyltransferase 79B6-like produces the protein MSESKPSKFHILMFPWFAIGHITPFLHLSNKLAEKGHTITFLLPAKVQKDLQHSNLHPNFITLHPLTIPHVDGLPPGAATASDISLSLHHLLVIAMDGTRDQVELVIKQTKPRLVFYDFSYWIPEITKPLGIKTIFYSVVSAASIAIALVPARNVQKDKPITEDELQVPPIGYPSSTVVLRRHEARALSFISFPFGEGVSFYIRVTTSMKECDVISMRTCRETEGNFCDYIASQYNKPVFLTGPVLIEPTKTPLEDRWVQWLGGFQPGSVVYCAFGSQYNPKKEQFQELLMGFELTGLPFLIASRPPIGAPTVEEAFPEGFDERTKGRGVIWGGWIQQPMILAHPSVGCFVNHCGFGSMWESLMSDCQIVLVPQLGDQILNSRIMAEELKVGVEVEREENGWFSKENLCKAIKSVMEEESEVGNLVRKNHAKWKDLLVNPLFANAYIDKFIKDIQELVGK, from the coding sequence ATGAGTGAATCCAAGCCCTCAAAATTTCACATTCTCATGTTTCCATGGTTTGCTATTGGTCACATCACTCCATTTCTTCATCTGTCCAACAAGCTTGCTGAAAAGGGCCACACTATCACTTTCTTGCTGCCGGCAAAAGTTCAAAAAGACCTTCAACATTCGAATCTCCACCCTAATTTTATCACCCTCCATCCCCTTACAATTCCTCACGTCGATGGCCTCCCTCCCGGCGCCGCTACGGCTTCGGATATATCCCTCTCTTTACACCATCTCCTCGTTATTGCGATGGACGGGACTCGTGATCAGGTCGAACTTGtgatcaaacaaacaaaaccgAGGCTGGTTTTTTACGATTTTTCTTATTGGATTCCGGAAATAACAAAACCACTTGGGATTAAAACGATTTTTTACAGTGTCGTTAGTGCTGCATCTATCGCCATTGCTCTTGTTCCTGCGCGGAATGTGCAGAAGGACAAGCCGATTACAGAAGATGAATTACAAGTGCCACCCATAGGCTACCCATCATCAACTGTGGTGTTGCGTCGACACGAAGCGAGGGCGCTTTCCTTCATTTCTTTTCCATTTGGGGAAGGCGTATCGTTCTACATAAGAGTCACTACTTCCATGAAAGAATGCGACGTGATTTCGATGAGAACATGCCGTGAAACTGAGGGAAACTTTTGTGATTACATTGCAAGTCAGTATAACAAGCCGGTTTTTTTAACGGGTCCTGTATTAATTGAGCCGACCAAGACTCCACTGGAGGACAGATGGGTTCAATGGCTTGGTGGGTTTCAACCTGGTTCTGTGGTGTATTGTGCATTTGGGAGCCAATACAACCCGAAAAAGGAGCAGTTTCAGGAGCTTTTAATGGGGTTTGAGTTAACAGGTTTACCATTTCTCATAGCTTCAAGGCCACCAATCGGTGCACCGACAGTTGAAGAAGCGTTTCCAGAGGGATTTGACGAGAGAACCAAGGGGAGAGGAGTGATTTGGGGGGGCTGGATTCAACAGCCAATGATCCTGGCTCATCCATCAGTGGGATGTTTTGTGAATCACTGTGGATTCGGGTCCATGTGGGAGTCATTGATGAGTGATTGTCAGATAGTTTTGGTGCCGCAGTTGGGTGACCAAATCCTGAACTCAAGAATAATGGCGGAAGAGTTGAAGGTTGGTGTGGAAGTTGAGAGAGAAGAGAATGGTTGGTTCTCAAAAGAGAATTTGTGCAAGGCCATTAAGAGTGTGATGGAGGAAGAAAGTGAAGTGGGTAATTTGGTGAGAAAGAACCATGCAAAGTGGAAGGATTTATTGGTGAATCCACTGTTCGCGAATGCTTACATTGACAAGTTTATCAAAGATATACAAGAGCTTGTTGGTAAGTGA